In Spinacia oleracea cultivar Varoflay chromosome 5, BTI_SOV_V1, whole genome shotgun sequence, a single window of DNA contains:
- the LOC110780669 gene encoding F-box/kelch-repeat protein At3g23880-like codes for MEDYLPLDLESNILVRLPIKDLIRCQCVCKRWRDDIIKNPYFITSHTRHYLLESNKISDSIIFFSRDTYSSGLCFLDYHTPKVVKKVTHFHNFQNSKNVELVGSCNGLLCFRELGQNYPIRFTLYNPLTDASNDITPLVPKQDYAGQAGQIEMIGFGYDSTKDDYKILCFSTFNVQSDNFCVVYSLKSNTWKYIKPHHNNIVKNINRNPSMVFCNNALHWIACNNKSNSTSKLIIAKFDLGTEEYNEVPYPKKWNNCVGNLESLIVLRGRLHFINYYRQWRSQEFNVGEARKINLEVWVMKEYGVKQTWETLIEVNNYN; via the coding sequence ATGGAAGATTATCTTCCATTAGATCTTGAATCAAACATCCTCGTAAGATTACCAATCAAAGACCTTATTCGCTGTCAGTGTGTTTGCAAGCGTTGGCGTGATGACATCATCAAAAACCCGTATTTCATCACTTCCCACACTCGGCATTATCTTCTCGAAAGTAACAAGATAAGTGACTCCATCATCTTTTTTAGTCGAGACACATACTCATCTGGATTGTGCTTTTTAGATTACCATACCCCGAAAGTTGTTAAGAAGGTAACTCACTTTCATAACTTTCAGAATTCTAAGAATGTTGAACTCGTTGGTTCTTGTAATGGCTTGCTTTGCTTTCGAGAATTAGGTCAGAATTACCCAATAAGGTTTACGCTTTACAACCCGTTAACCGATGCCTCTAACGATATAACGCCTTTGGTACCAAAACAAGATTATGCGGGTCAAGCGGGTCAAATTGAGATGATCGGGTTCGGTTATGATAGTACCAAAGATGATTATAAGATTTTATGCTTCTCCACATTCAATGTACAATCTGATAACTTTTGTGTGGTTTATAGCTTGAAGAGTAATACATGGAAATACATCAAACCTCATCATAATAACATCGTGAAAAATATAAACAGAAATCCAAGTATGGTTTTCTGTAATAATGCGTTGCATTGGATAGCTTGCAATAATAAGTCAAATTCAACCTCGAAGTTAATAATAGCTAAGTTTGACCTTGGAACTGAAGAATATAATGAGGTGCCATACCCTAAAAAATGGAATAATTGTGTTGGTAATTTGGAGTCATTGATTGTATTAAGGGGTCGTTTGCATTTCATAAACTATTATCGCCAATGGCGGAGCCAGGAATTCAACGTTGGGGAGGCGAGAAAAATAAACTTGGAAGTGTGGGTTATGAAGGAGTATGGTGTGAAACAAACATGGGAGACGTTGATAGAAGTAAACAACTACAACTAA
- the LOC110782649 gene encoding FRIGIDA-like protein 3 codes for MEDTQSVGVLMDSATSKIQQLQKAFAELESNRAVTLNMKWKELEAHFHGLEKSLKRRFHELEDQEKEYEIKTMEAQEILEKRKAAVVAKEEASLEKLQEKRDAAVFAISTAKEKQWRVLCEEYSEATSESPGGTMEETPTNSMVSEITSEYTSGTAEDGSPEVQSADNGNGEVASYPELVKLCEEMDAEGLHNFISDNRKNLASMRDEIPQALNAASNPACLVLESLKNFYRGDITNMDAKKDSSLLGLRRTCIMLMECLSILFLSLDATSVSAIVSADVKARAKALAEAWKPKLNELDMEAGSGNSLEAHAFLQLLATFCITSDFNAEELTKLVPLVSRRRQAADLCRSLGLSDKMPGVIEVLINSGRQIDAVNLAVQFELTELFPPKPLLQSYLREAKKVLSPAKTGNTSPSSANTQNNDVNERELSALKAVIKCVEEHKLEEPFPMETLAKRVLQLEKAKADKKRATEVAKPQSKRPRATNVVGYGPRITNLAANTSPYATARLTDRYPPHPHPHPHPHPHSHPQYVFDNRPYIYTTENHCPPPPVLGSPAYGFPSSHHGNYYANGYQYQAPPPYHR; via the exons ATGGAGGATACTCAATCTGTTGGCGTGCTCATGGACTCTGCGACCTCCAAGATACAGCAACTTCAGAAAGCATTCGCTGAGCTTGAAAGTAACCGAGCTGTTACCCTAAATATGAAATGGAAAGAGCTGGAAGCCCATTTTCATGGCCTGGAAAAGTCACTAAAAAGGCGTTTTCATGAGTTGGAAGACCAGGAAAAGGAATATGAAATCAAAACAATGGAAGCACAAGAGATACTAGAGAAGCGTAAAGCAGCTGTTGTGGCGAAGGAGGAGGCTTCTTTAGAGAAGCTTCAGGAGAAAAGGGATGCTGCTGTTTTTGCTATATCAACTGCTAAAGAGAAGCAATGGAGGGTATTGTGTGAAGAATATTCTGAAGCTACCAGTGAGAGCCCGGGTGGAACCATGGAGGAAACACCAACTAATTCTATGGTATCTGAGATTACTTCTGAATATACAAGTGGAACAGCTGAAGATGGAAGTCCAGAAGTGCAGTCAGCTGATAATGGAAATGGGGAGGTGGCATCTTATCCCGAGCTTGTCAAACTATGTGAAGAGATGGATGCTGAGGGTCTTCACAATTTCATTTCTGACAACCGCAAGAACCTTGCTTCAATGAGGGATGAAATACCACAGGCTTTGAATGCTGCATCTAACCCTGCTTGTTTGGTTCTTGAATCGCTGAAAAACTTCTACCGTGGTGATATCACAAATATGGATGCGAAAAAGGATTCAAGTCTTTTGGGTCTCCGCAGAACCTGCATCATGTTGATGGAGTGTCTTAGCATTTTGTTTTTGAGTCTCGATGCAACCTCTGTTTCTGCAATAGTCTCTGCAGATGTCAAGGCACGAGCAAAAGCTCTTGCTGAAGCGTGGAAGCCAAAACTCAATGAACTTGACATGGAAGCTGGCAGTGGAAACTCCTTGGAGGCTCATGCATTTTTACAACTTCTAGCTACTTTCTGTATCACATCTGATTTCAATGCAGAAGAACTAACCAAACTAGTGCCTTTGGTGTCACGTCGTCGTCAGGCTGCTGATCTCTGCCGCTCACTTGGGTTATCTGACAAAATGCCAG GTGTAATTGAAGTGCTGATTAATAGCGGCAGACAAATTGATGCTGTTAATTTGGCCGTTCAATTTGAGCTGACTGAGCTATTTCCCCCTAAGCCTCTGCTGCAATCTTACTTGAGGGAAGCGAAAAAGGTTCTTTCTCCAGCTAAGACTGGAAACACATCCCCTTCATCTGCCAATACACAG AACAACGATGTGAATGAACGAGAGCTCAGTGCCCTGAAAGCTGTCATAAAATGCGTGGAAGAGCACAAGCTTGAAGAACCGTTCCCTATGGAGACACTGGCAAAACGCGTACTCCAGCTCGAGAAGGCGAAAGCTGATAAGAAACGAGCAACCGAAGTTGCTAAACCTCAATCCAAGAGACCCCGTGCTACCAACGTGGTGGGGTATGGGCCACGCATCACTAACCTTGCTGCCAACACTTCCCCGTACGCTACTGCTAGATTGACTGACAGGTACCCTCCacatccccatccccatccccatccccatccccattcCCATCCCCAGTATGTGTTTGACAACAGACCTTACATTTACACCACTGAAAATCATTGCCCTCCTCCTCCTGTCTTGGGTTCTCCTGCTTATGGCTTTCCTTCGAGCCACCATGGAAATTACTACGCCAATGGTTACCAGTATCAGGCTCCTCCTCCTTATCATCGGTAG